The following nucleotide sequence is from Dialister pneumosintes.
TATTTGCTTAGGTTTCATAGACAACACTTTATAGTCCACCAAGGGACGAAAAGGCTCCATCAAATCACAGCCTAAATTAAAAGGATTGTATGTATTATCATGAAAAATCCCCAACTGTGTAGAATAGCCGGAACTTACAATTTCTCGATTACAAGCCGATAAAATGATGGCATACCCATAATTCATAGCCCCATTTTCTACCGACTCTTCACGACGTGAAAAAGTCATCCCCCATAAAGCACTAAAATACACTTTGGCGGCATGTCCTTCTCGATTAGTCGCATCTCCCAGTTCTACTTGCCGACTATATCCTTTAAGAATTTCAGATTCTATATCTCTCTATATAAAGAAAAAGTACTTCTGCCTGCTTTCGTATTTTCTCACTTACAATCCGCTGCCATACCTGTTCTTTCCGTGCCGGACTCCATGCAATTTGCTTTCGAAGACAACGACTCGCATCACAACTTCCTGCATAAGAAATCAGTTCTCCTCGAGGATTTCGTTTTTCATCACAAAAAATAATTTTAATTTTTCGTTGCATACACTGATTCAACCAAGAGGTCGTCAAGGATATAGCCGTCGACTCTAACAAAACCGTTTGAATCTCATCCATAAAGATACGATGAGTTTCTTCTCCACGAATCACCATATATCCTAAACTGTAACTCACCTTGGCACGCCGTGTTACAACCACCGTTCTCCAACTCATGATTTCTTATAGGGGGCTAACGGAATATGCTGTTCATAGAACCCTGTTACCGACTGATGAATAATGTACCAAGAATCTTTGTCCGATAAATTTTTACTCATATATAATCTTCCAGATTGTTTTGAACTTCCAAGCAAACTCAGATTAGATAATGTAGCATTGCATTGGAATAAATGTAAAATTTCACTTAGTATTTGACATTTATCTTCTAACGATAGTGCTATATAAGATTCTCTACCATTTTTTAATACATCTCTTTGTGTAGAAAACCGCTTGCTAAAACAACTATGTTCTAATTTATCCAAGAATACATCATATAAAGCAAGTAATTGCGATTCTTCCAAATGGTCATAAGAAGTAATCAATGCCTCTTTATTCATCTTTCTGCGATTAACAAATTTTAATACCGCTTTTAAAGTCATTGCATACCCATTATTAAGAACCAATTCTTCTGCTAATCTACAACCATATTGCTTTCCTGTCTTTCCTGCTATAGTCACTCTAAATCCATCTACACTAAATAAAGATTGTATTGGAATTTGTTCAATAAGTACTTTAGGATTTTTGAGTTTTCCACCGGTTGACATCCAGAGTTCTTCGCAATATTTTTGTTTTTCTTCTAACGTAGTCAGTCTTGCTGCCAGGTGAAGAGGCATCGTTTCGATTACATACACAGGCTTCCCTTTGTTATCTTCTCCTTCTACGTACATAAAGTAAGCAGTCGATGCACTATTATAGCCTCCATATTTAGAGATGTCTGATATAGCCCCTTCTTTCTTTAAGGAAACTTGTCCTTTCCCTTTTTTGAGTGGCAATTGATCAAACAATTCCCCTTGTCCTACATAGGACATACGCGTTACCAAGATATTATTTTTATTCATCCATCTCGTAACACTTGGCATCATCCCTTCTTCATTGGGTGCCCATGCTACAACTCCATTTCTTTCTACCGTATATTTATAAAGAGCATGTTCATTTAAGCTATATATCTGACAATCTTTTACAAAACGTATCGGATTCGATGTAAATTTGGTGTAGTGTACATTCCCTGTCACTATATTCAAGTAAGCATCTTTCGCATGATGATAATCGTTCAAATCTCTTACTTTAATAAATTCCCCATACTGACGGAAACGGGAAGTAAGCCCTGCTTTCACGTATACGATAATACTCTTCGGCAGTACTCTCTTTAATATTTCAGCTACGGCTTTGGTACTTTGTCTTGTTTCCACTAATTGACGTGCAATAAATTCTGCTTTTTCCGCATCACTAAAAGGAGTATTTCGAGTTAATCGGAAGTACTTTTCTTTACTGATAAATCCTTTATCACGTAACAGTTTCCAAAAGCCGATTTGTCTTTCTCGAATATTTTTACTTAAAGGATAGGTATTACTCTTATCTCTATTTTCCCTATTGTCTACAATAACCAAATTATCCAAGCTGTCATCTTTCGTCTGTGATTGTGGATAAATATGGTCTCTATCATACAACTGCCCTTTTAGTAACGCTCCTAAATCAATCGGTTTTCCGGTGTACATACATTTACCCATTTGTGTATAGTACAAAAACAGTTTATTGCTCCTAAGTTGTGAATCGGACTTAGATTCAATTTCTTCAACCCAGTCTTTACTCTCACGATTGCTCCATGAACGAACATCCTCTTTACACTTCTTATATAGTTCAATCAGTTGCTTCTTTCTAGAGTCCGTCCTTCCTTTATCCGGTTGTTTATCTCTCGCCATTTCTATAAATATACGAGCCGGCTCAGCTCCCATAATATGGGTAATTTCTTTGATGATTTTTAAAGTTTGCCAAATCGGCCTTTTTACTGCAGGAGATACGGTCAATTCTTTTACAGTTTCATAACTTAATACAGTATTTCCAACTAACTCTTTATTTGCTTCACTAATCGCTGCGCTATAGCCATATGTCGAACTTAAAATTTCCATTAAATTTAAAGAAGTCTTCTTTAAAGCAGTAATAATGTTCATAATTTCGCCGGTAGATGTATCTACCAACACTTGTACATCATCGGTTACTCTAGGTGTAATTTCAGTTAAAAATTCTTTAGAGAATCGTCCCCATCCTGTATAACGAAGTTTGGATAATTGTTTGGCGACAGGTTCGGATACTATACGCATTAAATACTTTTTAAGTATCTTTTTATCCATGCTGAAAAGAGTGATGGCTTTAATGATTTCTTCCGCTTTGTCTCTGGTAAAATCTTCTCCTAATATATTTTTTAAATCAATCCAAGGTGCTAACGAAGACTTAAACCCACCATCTAAACCTTTAATTTCTACTGCTTCTTCTTTATCAATGCCCTCTTTAATTAAGAACTTTGAGAATTTACTAAGAGTTACTTTTTTCGTTGTAAGAAACAGTTCCTTCCATAATTTTTCTTTTTGTTCTTCTGTTAAATACGTACCCGCTTTACCAATTTTTACATTATTTAATTCATTAAATAACATATATTCCGTATATAACAAAGAGTTCTTAGGTAATACATCTTTCCCAAGCAAATAGGTACATTTATTAGTCATACGAGTAATAAATTTTTCTGCACTTTTTTCTTCATTAATACGTTCGTTAAAATTCCACGGTAAAATACGACCTTCCTTATCCGTATGCACTGCCCAACTCTTATCGGAATGTCTATTTAAAGGTCCTACATAGAACGGAATTCTAAAAGTAAGTAATTGCTTGATTTTTTCACTAATTGTTCCATAAGCATCTTTTTCCATAAGGAAAGGTAAATACTGTTCTGCTTTTTTTAAGATGATATCTAATTCCTGCTCCTGCAATTGATACGGAATGATGCCGTTAATAGTGGAAACTGCTTTCGGTAAGAAATTTTCTGCTTCTATTTTTGATAATACATATATTTTATCTTCACAATCCGGAAGTTTACTTATTTCTTTTTTCAAAAACTTATAAAATTCTTCCGTACTTCCACGTTTTTCAATAACCAGTTTTTCACCATGAATCATACAGCTACCAACATAAGCACTGTAACTATCCTTATCAGTTCCTCTAAACAGCTTTCTATATAAAGATTTATCTTGTCGTGTAAGCCTTTTTAATACTTCTAAATCTTTTTTATGGGTTTCATATATTGCAATCTTGGCTTCTGATAATGTTTTTCTATCTCCCATGAGCTCGGCTAACAAAGACCAATCATAAAGCATTTTAGCTGCATAAACTAAATCAAATCGTTGTTCCAGTACACTTTGCAAGTCCGATTCTTTTTCTTCATAAACGGCAGTACTAAAACTAATTTTACTATCTTTAATTTCGAATACTTTTAATGCTTCTTTCAAAGATTCATCCATAAATAACGTACTTAAATTAGCGGTTCCACCACATATTAACTGAACTACTTCTTTAAGTTGTTTATCTTTTATTACATCCCAAACTTGTAATATTTTCTCTGTTTTTTCTCTCTTTGATAGACTCTTATCTTTAAGTATAATTTGAATTTTTTCTACATGACCGACCGGAATTTCTTTTTGTAATAATTCCTTAATCGCATTAGTTAAAGCTATATAAGATTCATCAAAACCGGAAGTTTCTTGATTAGATAAATCATAATTTTCAAGCAGGAAGTGTCCACGATGCTTAATAATATGATGAATAGCTAAATACACTAGACGCACGTCAAAAGATTTATTTTCCGTCATCAATGCATAACGCAAATGATAAATTGTAGGATAAGCCTTGTGATATGCTTTATCATCAAAATCTTCATCATTAAAAAGAGTATTCGGCTGGTCTATACTTTTATCTTCTTGCCATAATCGACTTTCATGGAGTCTTATAAAAAATCCGGGATCTACTTTGCAAATTTCTTTTGCAAATAATTCTTGTAAAAGAGCCAGTCGCTGCTTACGACGCTGTATTCTGCGACGTGCAGTTCTATGAAGACGTCTATCTGCTGCCGTCTGTGCTTCCTCAAAAAGACGAACGCCCCATAAGGCCTTTCCATGTTTTTTGACAACATTATAAGAGGCATCCGTTACCGCCCAACCAACAGAAGAGGTTCCCATATCCAAACCGATGTAATAAGGTTGTTTGTTCGTCTTAGCCGTATCCATTTGACATACTCCTTTATTTTCTGTACACTATAAACATCTAGATGTTTAACCATCATTTAGAGAATTACATTACGAGTTCAAATAAAAATTTATTCAAACCGTCACGCAAGTGACACCACAGTGTGTGGGAAAAGCTCCTTCGGGAGTTTTTTTATTTGTATTATTTATGCGTGATTTACTTATTATTATTCAATTATATCTCTTTTGTTAATAAAAATAAACTTATTGTTATTTTAATTATGAGTTTTATAAAATAATTTTGGCAAATAAAAAAAGCATCCATAGGGATGCTTTTCTATTTGTAATTAAAACTGATAAGATGCTCCAACACCGACTCCGGATTCATCTTTACCATGTTTTGGATTGTATTTATGGTAATTAACATTGAGTTCTATTCCAAATCCGATATCATAGTTTACACCTACATTCGTTTCTCCGAAAGAAGAACCTGCTACGTAACTTACATAGGGCTGAAAACCTAAGAAGTGGTCTGTTGCTACACGAGCACCGCCATAGAAGGAATTATTCTGTCCTTTCATATGATTACGCCAACCGCCGAGAACTTGAAGATTTTCTCCCATTACATCATATTTTGCATATAAATCATTCTGATGTCCATACTGATCTCTATAAACACGTGCATAACCAACGGTTGTTTTTGGAAGAACGGAAGCTTCTACAAAAGATTCTTTAGTTCCCAAACCAACTCCTACATTTGCTGCAAAGGTAGTACCGGATACTGCAGCAGCTACCGCTGCTATCAATAATATTTTTTTCATAATACCCTCCTATATGCTATGTAACTATTAATAAAAAGCTATTTTAATGCAATGTATTCTTCTTATTGCTATTATTAGTTTATCATAAATGTTGAGAATCACAAAATAAAAAACCTTATACAATTCTGTAAGTTACGATATAATACATACAGAAAAGGCTTATAAATAACAAGGGCTCAACCCCTTATTTAAGTAAAGGATTTTCTTATGATGACACAAGGCTCTCTACCGTTGGTATCAGTTATTATCCCCATATACCATGGTGAAAATTATGTACAAGAAGCAGTTCGAAGTATTTTAAATCAAACCTATCCGCATATTGAATTATTACTGATTGATGACGGTTCCCCGGATAAGAGTGGAGAACTTTGTGACGAAATAGCTTCCTCTGATGCACGTATTCAAGTGTTCCATATTCCACATCAGGGGGTAGCCGCTGCCAGAAATGTAGGACTTGACCATGCCAAAGGCGACTATATTTGTTTCTTTGATGTCGATGATCATATGTATGGAGACATGATTCGTCTTATGGTCAGTGCCATGGAAAAAGAAAAAGCGGATCTTGCCATTTGCAATGTATTTGACGAAAAAGCAAGTGGACTTGGCGGATTATTGGGATGGCATATTAAAGATAAAAACTTATCATCAGAAACGATTCGTCATCGTTTGTTGTTAGGATTGGACCCTCAAGTTTGGAGAAAAATATATCATGCATCGTTATGGGAAAATCTTCGTTTTTCTGAAGAATCACATTATGAAGACTTGCATATTAATACCGAACTGGTTCTTCGTGCTAAAAAGTTAATTGCTACTGACCAAGTTTTATACAATAACAATCATTATAACGAACAACGTATCGGACTTACGGATAAACCGCAACGTATGGTACATGAACTCGATGCATGGCTACATGCTTTTACGCTAGCTAAACAAGATAAACAACTTGCTATCTACAAAGAGTATTATAACTGGCAGGGAATTCGAAGTTGGCTTCGTTGCTACGATATGCTTCCCCATACATTGTTTGATGAAAATGATTTTGCTTACACAGCTCTTTTTTCTTCTGCCACACTTCCTATAACTAATAGACCTGTTAAACACAGTGCCAATCATGTTTTATGGTATTATTTGGCTACACTGGAAGTATTACGCTTATCAGTATCCATCTTAAAGAAAAATGAGTTGGAATATACAGAAGAGCTTCGCCATATGTTCCAAGCCGCTATACAAGTACTTTGTATTAATAAAGTTTGCAAACAAGTATCGGAAAAGAAAGAAAAAGAAATCCGAACTCTCATTAAAGAAGGACGTTCTTATAAAAAACATTTAACTATCGCTCAACAACTGATGCTTACTTTACTGGAGGAAGAACCGGCAGGTATTATAGAGTTTAAGGGAAAACAATATATTAAAAAGGGTATTCCCCAAAACGACTGATTATAAAAATAAACCGTGCTATCTATAGATAACACGGTTTATTTTTATGCCTATTTTGTAAAAGTAAGTTTATTTTTTATGTAATACACGAGCACAACGTGCACATACATGAGGATGTTCCGCATCACTACCTACGGACGGAACATGTTTCCAACAACGTTCACATTTTTCTCGAGTACTTGGAGTAACCACTACACGTACGCCGTCTTCATTGATAAATGCATTATCCGGTGCTTTAGAAACATCTCCTACCAAAGTCGCAGTAGATACGATAAAGAAATCTGCTAAGAAATCTCCCATATCTGCCAACGTTTCATAAGCATCCCCCTCTGCATAGATAGTCAAATCTGCATCCAACGGATGCCCGATTAACTTGGTTGCACGAGCATTTTCTAATGCTTTCATCACATCGGTACGGAACTGCAATCTCTTTTCCCATTTAGCCGCTAAAGAAGAATCTACATGTTCCGGTTTCATGGTCGGCCAATCTGCCAAATGAACACTCTCTTCTTTACCTTCTACTTGCGGCATAGCTTGCCATACTTCTTCTGCCGTAAAACAAATAAACGGAGCCATGATGCGAACTAATGTATTTAAAATTTCGTACATGGCAGTTTGTGCACTACGACGAAGTACCGAGTCAGCATTTTCTGTGTAAAGGCGGTCTTTTAAAATATCTAAATAGATAGCTGATAAATCTACCGTACAGAAATTATGAACGGCATGATACATTACATGGAACTGATATTGTTCACAAGCATGAGTAACTTCTTCCTTAATCTGTTCCAAACGAAGAAGTGCCCAACGATCGAGTTCGTCCATTTCTTCATAAGGTACTACATCGTTTACAGGATCAAAATCATTTAAATTCCCCAAGAGATAGCGGAATGTATTTCTAATCTTACGATATACATCGCTCATACTCTTAATAATTTGTGGAGAAAGACGAACATCATTCTGATATTCTACGGAAGAAATCCAAAGTCGCATAACATCGGCACCATACTTATCGATAATATCTTGTGGTGCAACGACATTTCCTACAGACTTACTCATCTTACGGCCTTCGCCATCAACAGTAAATCCATGCGTTAATACCGCCTTATATGGTGCATGACCATTAACCGCTACAGAGGTTAAAAGAGAACTATGGAACCATCCACGATGTTGATCGGAACCTTCCAAGTATAAATCGCAAGGGTAGCTTGCCCCTTCCCATTCCGGTTTCGGTTGATTAAGAACACCATTCCAAGAAGAACCGGAATCAAACCATACATCCATGATATCCATTTCTTTTCTAAACTTACGTCCCTTAGCGAATCCTTCCGGTAAAAGCTCTTCCGCTGTATACTTCCACCATGCACCACTACCTTCTTTTTCAATAATCTTTCTTACAGATTCCGTAGTTTCCTTAGTAATCACATATTCTCCTGTATCTTCACAGAAGAATGCCGGAATCGGAACACCCCAAGAACGCTGACGAGAAATACACCAATCTTGACGATCACGAATCATATTATATAAACGGTCATGTCCCCAAGACGGATAGAATGTCGTTTCATCCACCGCCTTTAATGCTTGTTGCCGGAAATCATTAATGGATGCAAACCACTGTTCCGTTGCACGATAAATAACCGGATTCTTACAACGCCAACAATGCGGATAAGAGTGATGAATAGATTTCTTACCAAGTAAGCGACCTGCATGAGCTAATAAAGAAATAATAGGTCCTTCCGCTTCCCAAACGGTTTTCCCCACTAAGCCCAATCCGACTTCTTCCATCATGCGACCTTTATTATCCACAGGACAAATAATATCTTGATGAATACGCCCTTCATTTTCATACTTCTTATGTACTTCAAAGTCTTCGATACCATGTCCCGGTGCGGTATGAACACAACCGGTACCGGCATCTAAAGTAACATGATTACCTTCTAAAATATGTACGACACGTTCCGGATATAAAGGATGTGTAAAGGTCTTCATATCCCAATCTTGCCCAAGCATATCCGCCCCTACAAATTCATAATTTTCAATCTTACAATCGGCAAGAGCTTTAGGCGCCAATTCTTTGTTCATCAAATAATACTCATCTGCATCTATGTTGTGTACCCATACATAGATAAACTTCGGATTCACACTGATATGTTGATTGGCAGGAATAGTCCAAGGCGTAGTTGTCCAAATCACAGCAAATAATTTGTCTTTGGATACACCTTGTGGTGCCAAATCGCCTATATCCAATGCAGGAAATTTTACATAAATAGAAGGAGATTTTCTATCTTTATATTCAATTTCCGCTTCTGCTAAAGCCGTTTCGCAATGAGGACACCAATATACCGCCTTCTTACCTTTATAAATATATCCTTTTTCTGCCATTTCTCCGAAAATTTCAATCTGTTTGGCTTCTAAATGCGGATCAAAAGTCACATAAGGATGTTCCCAAGTACCAAGAACGCCCATACGAATAAAATCTTTTTTCTGCACCTCTACCCATTTTTTCGCATAAGCAAGACATTTTTGTCTAAGTTCTAAGGGAGTCATTTTCGCTCTATCTTCACCGGATTCTTTCAAAACGGCATATTCAATAGGAAGCCCATGTGTATCCCATCCCGGCACATAATGCGGTGCATATCCGGTCATATATTTATAACGAACGATAATATCTTTCAAGGTTTTATTTAATGCATGCCCAATATGAATTTTACCATTAGCATAAGGAGGTCCGTCATGAAGTACAAAAGACGGTGCTCCTTCTTTTCTTCTCTTATCTAAACGTTTTTGATGTAAATTCATATGCTGCCACATTTCCACAAATCCGGGTTCTTTCTGTGGAAGATTGCCTCGCATGGGAAATTCTGTTTCCGGCAAATGCAAAGTCTTGCTGTAATCCATAATATGCCTCCTAAAAATAAAAATCCCGCCCCCGTAAGGGGCGAGATTATATCCCGTGGTACCACCCTCATGACCTTATGGCCACTTGGAACAGTTAACGATGTCCCGTTGGGGCTTTTCTTCCCCAAAGCTCAAGAGTGATCTATTTACATCTTTTCATGCTCGCTTTCACCTATCCGAGCTCTCTAGTAATGAAATCCAATGTAAACCGTCTCTTTCAACGCCTTTTGATTTGCTACTATATTACCCCCTAACACTTGCTTTCGTCAAGTTATAATTGATTTTTCTTTTTATTACGGTTATTTATTGAAGTAGAAAAGACTTAGTGTTACACTTAAATTAAATAGTAAACTATATAAAGTAATGCTATAGGAGCGCGTATAATGAAAAAATTTATCATTGAAGAACCGATATTCCGCTTATTTCCTGATGTACATATCGGAATTATCGTCTTTAAAGGAGCCGATAATCGTATAAAAGCTCCTAATAAATATCTTCCACTCTTACAAGAAGCTGAAATTAAATCACAAACATTCCTCACTGAAGAAGAGTTTGGTGACAACCCGGTTATTGCCATCTGGAGAGATGCTCTCACTCGTTTCAAAAAGAAAAAAGGCGTTCGTGCCTCCATTGATGCTCTCATGAAACGTGTAGCCAACGGTAATCATATAGGGACCATTAATCCCTTTGTAGATATTTATAACGCTATTTCTTTGTCATATGCACTTCCTGTTGGAGGTGAAGATATTGATACCTTTGACGGAGATATACGTCTTACCATAGCCGATGGTACAGAACCGTTCATTACACTGGGTAGCAATAAAAGCGAACCGCCCAAACAAGGAGAAGTCATTTACAAAGACAATAGCGGTGCTATTTGCCGCTGTTGGAACTGGCGTGAATCCGTCCGTACTATGCTAACGGAAAATACAACCCATGCGGTCCTGTGTATTGAATGTATCGACAAAACAAGAATTCCCGCATTAGAAGAAGCATTAGAAAAACTGGAAACATTAGCTGCACAAGAAGTCGGAGGAACACACCAACGATTCATTTTAAATAAAGAAAGACCGGAAGTCATTATTAGTGACTAATATAATCTATAGAAGAAAGAAGGAATTTTATTATGGCTACTCCATTTTCTACTCGTCGCTTTATTGAAGATCCTGCAATTATTAAACAAGTGTTGGATAGATGTAAAATTATTCATATCGGATTACAAGATACCAATCGAATCTACGTAGTCCCCACCAACTATGGATATACATATGAAAATGGCCATATTACCTTTTATACACATGGTGCTACACAAGGTTTAAAATGGGAACTTATGCAAAAGCATCCAAACGTCGGATTTGAAATTGATACCGGCTTCGAACTGGTAGACGGTGGCGAAGTAGCTTGCAACTACAGTAATGCTTATGCAAGTATTATCGGTAGCGGAACCGCTTCCCTTATTACCGACATAGAAGAAAAAAAGAGAATCATTAATAACATTATGATGGTACAGGCAGGAAAATCTTTTACCTTTACAGATGCCATGGTCGAAAGACTCGGTATCGCTAAAATTGAAGTGGAAGAGTTTGCATGTAAATCCGGTTACTTATACGAAAAATAAGAACACCCATCTATAAAACCATATAAGGAGAGATTATCATGACAACATCCAATACACTGGTTGCTTATTTCTCTGCTACAGGTACTACTAAGAAGATAGCTGAAACATTAGCCTTAGTTGCACAAGCGGATTTATTTGAAATTGTCCCTAAAAAATTATATACAAAAGAAGATTTAGATTGGCATAATTTGAATAGTCGCAGCTCTGTAGAATGTAACGATACAACGGCAAGACCGGAGATTGCAACCCGAGTACCCAATATGGATAACTATCAAAATATTTTTATCGGATTTCCTATCTGGTGGTATGCAGCCCCTCGCATTATCGAAACCTTTTTAGAAAGTTACAATATGGAAAATAAATTTATCATTCCATTCTGCACTTCGGGAAGCAGTGATATTGGAGACAGTGCCAAACTACTCGAGCATTGCTCAAAAGGAAAAATTGTAACCGGTGCCAGGCTTCCTGCTGATATTTCAAAGGGTAAACTGGTACAATGGGCGAATATGCAAAAATTCTATAAATAATAAAAAGAGGAGAACTCAAAGGAGTTCTCCTCTTTTATGCTTATTCAAATAATTTATAAAAAGTATGAGTAGTGTTGCAAATATCTATATTATTAGATATAATTTAATTGCATAATGCAGCTTATGAATCTATTTTGGTTATAGATGTAAATTTTATTAAAATG
It contains:
- the cas9 gene encoding type II CRISPR RNA-guided endonuclease Cas9 (Cas9, originally named Csn1, is the large, multifunctional signature protein of type II CRISPR/Cas systems. It is well known even to general audiences because its RNA-guided endonuclease activity has made it a popular tool for custom editing of eukaryotic genomes.) yields the protein MDTAKTNKQPYYIGLDMGTSSVGWAVTDASYNVVKKHGKALWGVRLFEEAQTAADRRLHRTARRRIQRRKQRLALLQELFAKEICKVDPGFFIRLHESRLWQEDKSIDQPNTLFNDEDFDDKAYHKAYPTIYHLRYALMTENKSFDVRLVYLAIHHIIKHRGHFLLENYDLSNQETSGFDESYIALTNAIKELLQKEIPVGHVEKIQIILKDKSLSKREKTEKILQVWDVIKDKQLKEVVQLICGGTANLSTLFMDESLKEALKVFEIKDSKISFSTAVYEEKESDLQSVLEQRFDLVYAAKMLYDWSLLAELMGDRKTLSEAKIAIYETHKKDLEVLKRLTRQDKSLYRKLFRGTDKDSYSAYVGSCMIHGEKLVIEKRGSTEEFYKFLKKEISKLPDCEDKIYVLSKIEAENFLPKAVSTINGIIPYQLQEQELDIILKKAEQYLPFLMEKDAYGTISEKIKQLLTFRIPFYVGPLNRHSDKSWAVHTDKEGRILPWNFNERINEEKSAEKFITRMTNKCTYLLGKDVLPKNSLLYTEYMLFNELNNVKIGKAGTYLTEEQKEKLWKELFLTTKKVTLSKFSKFLIKEGIDKEEAVEIKGLDGGFKSSLAPWIDLKNILGEDFTRDKAEEIIKAITLFSMDKKILKKYLMRIVSEPVAKQLSKLRYTGWGRFSKEFLTEITPRVTDDVQVLVDTSTGEIMNIITALKKTSLNLMEILSSTYGYSAAISEANKELVGNTVLSYETVKELTVSPAVKRPIWQTLKIIKEITHIMGAEPARIFIEMARDKQPDKGRTDSRKKQLIELYKKCKEDVRSWSNRESKDWVEEIESKSDSQLRSNKLFLYYTQMGKCMYTGKPIDLGALLKGQLYDRDHIYPQSQTKDDSLDNLVIVDNRENRDKSNTYPLSKNIRERQIGFWKLLRDKGFISKEKYFRLTRNTPFSDAEKAEFIARQLVETRQSTKAVAEILKRVLPKSIIVYVKAGLTSRFRQYGEFIKVRDLNDYHHAKDAYLNIVTGNVHYTKFTSNPIRFVKDCQIYSLNEHALYKYTVERNGVVAWAPNEEGMMPSVTRWMNKNNILVTRMSYVGQGELFDQLPLKKGKGQVSLKKEGAISDISKYGGYNSASTAYFMYVEGEDNKGKPVYVIETMPLHLAARLTTLEEKQKYCEELWMSTGGKLKNPKVLIEQIPIQSLFSVDGFRVTIAGKTGKQYGCRLAEELVLNNGYAMTLKAVLKFVNRRKMNKEALITSYDHLEESQLLALYDVFLDKLEHSCFSKRFSTQRDVLKNGRESYIALSLEDKCQILSEILHLFQCNATLSNLSLLGSSKQSGRLYMSKNLSDKDSWYIIHQSVTGFYEQHIPLAPYKKS
- the ileS gene encoding isoleucine--tRNA ligase — encoded protein: MDYSKTLHLPETEFPMRGNLPQKEPGFVEMWQHMNLHQKRLDKRRKEGAPSFVLHDGPPYANGKIHIGHALNKTLKDIIVRYKYMTGYAPHYVPGWDTHGLPIEYAVLKESGEDRAKMTPLELRQKCLAYAKKWVEVQKKDFIRMGVLGTWEHPYVTFDPHLEAKQIEIFGEMAEKGYIYKGKKAVYWCPHCETALAEAEIEYKDRKSPSIYVKFPALDIGDLAPQGVSKDKLFAVIWTTTPWTIPANQHISVNPKFIYVWVHNIDADEYYLMNKELAPKALADCKIENYEFVGADMLGQDWDMKTFTHPLYPERVVHILEGNHVTLDAGTGCVHTAPGHGIEDFEVHKKYENEGRIHQDIICPVDNKGRMMEEVGLGLVGKTVWEAEGPIISLLAHAGRLLGKKSIHHSYPHCWRCKNPVIYRATEQWFASINDFRQQALKAVDETTFYPSWGHDRLYNMIRDRQDWCISRQRSWGVPIPAFFCEDTGEYVITKETTESVRKIIEKEGSGAWWKYTAEELLPEGFAKGRKFRKEMDIMDVWFDSGSSWNGVLNQPKPEWEGASYPCDLYLEGSDQHRGWFHSSLLTSVAVNGHAPYKAVLTHGFTVDGEGRKMSKSVGNVVAPQDIIDKYGADVMRLWISSVEYQNDVRLSPQIIKSMSDVYRKIRNTFRYLLGNLNDFDPVNDVVPYEEMDELDRWALLRLEQIKEEVTHACEQYQFHVMYHAVHNFCTVDLSAIYLDILKDRLYTENADSVLRRSAQTAMYEILNTLVRIMAPFICFTAEEVWQAMPQVEGKEESVHLADWPTMKPEHVDSSLAAKWEKRLQFRTDVMKALENARATKLIGHPLDADLTIYAEGDAYETLADMGDFLADFFIVSTATLVGDVSKAPDNAFINEDGVRVVVTPSTREKCERCWKHVPSVGSDAEHPHVCARCARVLHKK
- a CDS encoding CRISPR-associated endonuclease Cas1, with the translated sequence MSWRTVVVTRRAKVSYSLGYMVIRGEETHRIFMDEIQTVLLESTAISLTTSWLNQCMQRKIKIIFCDEKRNPRGELISYAGSCDASRCLRKQIAWSPARKEQVWQRIVSEKIRKQAEVLFLYIERYRI
- the cas1 gene encoding type II CRISPR-associated endonuclease Cas1; its protein translation is MESEILKGYSRQVELGDATNREGHAAKVYFSALWGMTFSRREESVENGAMNYGYAIILSACNREIVSSGYSTQLGIFHDNTYNPFNLGCDLMEPFRPLVDYKVLSMKPKQIGKEEKSQLVNVLNEKVRIVNRKTTVSQAIGIYCRSVLTALEEGKPENIRCYEMMHEE
- a CDS encoding glycosyltransferase family 2 protein; this translates as MMTQGSLPLVSVIIPIYHGENYVQEAVRSILNQTYPHIELLLIDDGSPDKSGELCDEIASSDARIQVFHIPHQGVAAARNVGLDHAKGDYICFFDVDDHMYGDMIRLMVSAMEKEKADLAICNVFDEKASGLGGLLGWHIKDKNLSSETIRHRLLLGLDPQVWRKIYHASLWENLRFSEESHYEDLHINTELVLRAKKLIATDQVLYNNNHYNEQRIGLTDKPQRMVHELDAWLHAFTLAKQDKQLAIYKEYYNWQGIRSWLRCYDMLPHTLFDENDFAYTALFSSATLPITNRPVKHSANHVLWYYLATLEVLRLSVSILKKNELEYTEELRHMFQAAIQVLCINKVCKQVSEKKEKEIRTLIKEGRSYKKHLTIAQQLMLTLLEEEPAGIIEFKGKQYIKKGIPQND